A genomic region of Vitis vinifera cultivar Pinot Noir 40024 chromosome 7, ASM3070453v1 contains the following coding sequences:
- the LOC104878045 gene encoding disease resistance protein RPV1 encodes MCKKIVQEQHPKDPSKWSRLWNPDDIYCTFESEEGMENVETISLDLSRSKEKWFTIKIFAQMKKVFAKMKKLRLLKVYYSLGDEHKMSLPKDFEFPPNLNYLHWEGLVSLPSNFHGEKLVAINLKSSDIKELLKGEKCFAELKFIDLSNSQQLIKIPKFSRMPKLEKLNLEGCVSFSKLHSSIGTFSEMKFLRELDFRESGIRELPSSIGSLTFLESLWLSKCSKFEKFPDNFFVNMRRLRILGLSDSGIKELPTSIECLEALEELLLDNCSNFEKFPEIQKNMENLVRLDLDDSGIKELSCLIGHLPRLRSLELSKCKNLRSVPSGILQLESLRMCYLIDCSNLIMEDMEHSKGLSLRESAITELPSSIRLVLSNCENLETLPNSIGQLVVRNCPMLHKLPDSLRSMQLKEIDVSGCNLMAGAIPDDLWCLFSLKWLNVSGNNIDCIPGGIIRLSRLHTLIMRHCLMLKEIPELPSSLRWIDARGCPLLETLSSDAKHPLWSSLPNCFKSQIQDYFECPPYWKYYRETRVVIPGSRGIPEWISHKSMGDEITIDLPKNWYEDNNFLGFALFSHYAPVDDDIFKAANIRIASDSLRLLISDGDQFGHVEKIMSRMIFSTLFPNPALRVVYFPQSAISSEYRSNRWNKFKTRFSALPNEAFKVKSCGIHLIYDHGQDHPQQSLQLFNVKRSHDDTEDHPHV; translated from the exons GTACATTTGAAAGTGAAGAG GGGATGGAAAATGTTGAAACCATTTCTCTAGACTTGTctagatcaaaagaaaaatggttcactataaaaatatttgccCAAATGAAGAAAGTGTTTGCCAAGATGAAGAAACTTAGATTGCTCAAAGTCTATTATAGTCTTGGTGATGAGCATAAAATGTCTCTTCCTAAAGACTTTGAATTTCCTCCTAATTTAAACTATCTTCATTGGGAAGGTTTAGTGTCTTTGCCTTCAAATTTTCATGGAGAGAAGCTTGTTGCAATCAACTTGAAGTCTAGCGACATAAAAGAACTTTTGAAAGGGGAGAAG TGTTTTGCAGAATTGAAGTTCATTGATCTAAGTAACTCACAACAGCTCATCAAAATACCGAAATTCTCAAGGATGCCAAAATTGGAGAAACTTAATCTTGAAGGTTGTGTAAGCTTCAGCAAACTTCATTCATCTATTGGCACATTTTCTGAGATGAAATTTTTGAGAGAGCTTGATTTTAGAGAGAGTGGAATTAGAGAACTCCCAAGCAGTATTGGGTCCTTGACATTTCTTGAAAGTCTTTGGCTCTCAAAATGTTCAAAGTTTGAGAAATTCCCTGATAATTTCTTTGTGAATATGAGACGTTTAAGGATACTTGGGTTATCTGATAGTGGTATTAAAGAACTCCCAACCAGTATTGAGTGCTTAGAGGCTCTTGAAGAGCTGTTGCTTGATAATTGCTCAAATTTTGAGAAGTTCCCTGAGATCCAAAAGAATATGGAAAATCTAGTTAGGCTTGATCTAGATGATAGTGGTATTAAAGAATTATCTTGCTTGATAGGTCATCTTCCCCGACTTCGATCCTTAGAATTGAGCAAATGCAAAAACTTGAGGAGTGTTCCAAGCGGCATTTTACAGTTGGAATCCCTGCGCATGTGCTATCTCATTGATTGTTCAAATCTGATCATGGAGGATATGGAACATTCAAAAGGCCTTTCTTTACGTGAATCAGCTATAACAGAGCTGCCATCATCAATTAGGTTGGTCTTGAGCAATTGTGAGAACCTTGAGACTCTTCCAAATAGCATTGGTCAACTTGTTGTTCGTAACTGTCCAATGCTCCACAAATTGCCCGACAGTCTGAGAAGCATGCAGTTAAAAGAAATTGATGTAAGTGGTTGCAATCTGATGGCAGGAGCAATCCCCGATGATTTATGGTGCTTGTTCTCATTGAAATGGTTAAATGTGAGTGGAAACAACATTGATTGCATACCTGGTGGCATCATTCGTCTTTCTCGGTTGCATACCCTTATCATGAGACACTGCTTGATGCTTAAAGAAATTCCAGAGCTTCCATCAAGTCTAAGATGGATAGACGCACGTGGTTGTCCACTCCTGGAAACTTTATCAAGTGATGCAAAGCATCCACTCTGGTCCTCTCTTCCCAACTGCTTCAAATCACAAATTCAG GATTATTTTGAATGCCCACCATATTGGAAGTACTACCGTGAAACTAGAGTTGTTATTCCAGGAAGTAGAGGAATACCAGAGTGGATAAGTCATAAGAGTATGGGAGATGAAATAACAATAGATCTCCCAAAGAATTGGTATGAAGATAACAACTTCTTGGGATTTGCTTTATTCTCTCATTATGCTCCAGTTGATGATGATATATTCAAGGCAGCAAATATTCGTATTGCATCTGATAGTCTTCGATTATTGATATCCGATGGTGATCAATTTGGACACGTGGAGAAAATAATGTCTCGTATGATTTTTAGTACATTATTTCCAAATCCAGCATTGAGGGTGGTCTATTTCCCTCAGAGTGCCATTTCAAGTGAGTATCGATCCAATAGGTGGAACAAGTTTAAGACTAGATTTTCGGCCCTTCCCAATGAAGCTTTCAAAGTGAAAAGTTGTGGGATCCATCTCATATATGACCATGGCCAAGATCACCCTCAACAGAGCCTTCAACTATTCAATGTCAAAAGAAGCCATGATGATACAGAGGATCACCCACATGTCTAG